Sequence from the Dehalococcoidia bacterium genome:
AGACGAAAGCAGGGGCACCTGCAGCCCCGCCTTGGCGAAGGCATCGGTGATGACCACCGATTGCCCCCCGGTCATGGCCACCAGCCCCAGGCGAGGCCCCACCGGCTCCTTCAGGTAGCAGAGGGCTTTGACCAGATCCAGGGTCTCCTCGAAGGAATCGGCCCAGAGGGCGTTAGCCTGGCGCACCGCCCCCTGCCACAAAGCGGTGGAGGCAGCCAAGGAGGCGGTGTGGGACTGCGCTGCCCGTGCCCCCTCGCTGGTCTGCCCCCCCTTCCACACCACGATGGGTTTGCGGGGGCTAATCGCCTGCATCAGGTGAAAGAGCCTGCGGGCGTGGGGCACCCCCTCCAGATACATGGCGATCACCTGGGTTTGGGGGTCCTGCCCCAGGTAGTCCAGGTAGTCGTCGGCGTGGAGGATGATGCCGTTGCCCATGCTCACCGATTTGCTGATGGTGATCCCGTGCTGGTAGCCCACCAGGCTGAAGGCGTTGGCGTGGGTGCCGCTTTGGGAGATGAAGCCCACCGGCCCCCCCTCGCCATAGTATTGGTCCACATGGTGGCGCAGGCCCCAGCGGGGGTTGAACAGCCCCATGCAGTTGGGGCCAACGACCTTCATGCGCGCCGCACGGGCCATCTCGGTGAGCACCTGTTGGAGGCGGATGCCCTCCTCCTCGCCCGTTTCGGCAAAGCCCGCAGTGAAGAACATCACGGCGTGGACACCTTTGTGAATGGCGTCCTGGAGCACGCGGGGGGCCACATGGCGGGGCACCGCCACGATGACATAGTCCACCGCCTCGGGGATGTCCCGCAAACTGGGATAGTTGGGGAAGCCCAGGGCGCGGATGCCCTCTATCTCCTGGGGGTCCACCTGCACCGAGTACACGCGCCCTCGGATAGTGCTGACCGAGCGGAGCCACATGTAGTCCCGATCCCTCTTATCCCCCACCACAGCCACCACCCGGGGGTGGAACATGCGGTCCATCTCCTCAAAGGTCCAGCCCATCCCTACCCTCCTGTGGGGGTCAGGATAGCGCTCTCCTCCAGCACCACGCGGGCATCCACAGCCAGACAGCCCTGGGGATAGGCGAACACAGGGTTGAGGTCAATCTCCCGCACCTCGGGGTGTTGTTCCAAGAAGGCAGAGAGGGCCAACAGCGCCTTCTCCAAGCCCTCCAGGTCTACGGGGGGCTGTCCCCGGTAGCCCGCCAGCAGAGGGAAGCCCCGAATCTCCCGGACCATCTGGCGGGCATCCCGCGGGGTCAGGGGCACCAGACGGAAGGAGACATCCTTCAGCACCTCCACAAACACACCCCCCAGCCCGAACATCAGGTAGTGGCCGAACTGGGGGTCTTTGCCTGCGCCCAGGATGACCTCCACGCCGGGCGGGGCCATGCGCTGGACGGAGACACCATGCAGGCGGGCCTGGGGAGCTCGGGTGCGGGCGCTCTCCATCACATCGCGATACGCACGGGCAACGGCCGCCCCGCTGGTAAGGTTCACCTTCACCCCGCCGATGTCGCTCTTGTGCACGATGTCGGGGGAGACGATCTTGAGGACGACGGGCCATCCCAGGGTGCGGGCGATGCGCACCGCCTCGGGGGCGGAGCGGGCCAGGTGCGTGGGGACGATGGGGATGCCACTGGGAGACAAGAAGGTTTTGGCTTCTACCTCGGTGAGGAGGGTGCGCCCCTCCCGGCGCAGGGTGGCGAAAAGGTCGGCAGTGGACACGCCCCCTCCTTGACGGTATCGTTCCCAGGGTAGCAGAGGGGGCGGAGGGCGTCAACGGTTGCACGCGTTGACACCCCAGGGCGACTGTGCTATAGTGGGGGCGGACAAGCGCAGAGGGCACGACGGGAGCTGGGGGAACCCGGCTGAGAGGGTGGCTGATACCGCTGCCGACCGTCATCACCTGATCTGGGTAATGCCAGCGCAGGGACCTGGGGCGAGAGACCACAGCGCCGCTGGCATGCCCAGCGGCGCTGTCGTTTCGGGGAGGGGCGCTATGGACGACCCGCTGGTCATTGCTGGCAAGGCCTTCCGCTCCCGCCTCATGGTCGGAACGGGCAAGTTCCGCACCCCCCAGGAGATGGTGGACGCCATCGCCGCCTCGGGTGCCGAGATCGTTACTGTGGCCATTCGCCGCCTGGACCTGTCTCACCCCAACCAGAAGACCATCCTGGACTACCTGGACTGGACGCGTTACACCATCCTCCCCAACACGGCGGGGTGCCGCACGGTGGAGGAGGCCCTGTTCATCGCCCGCCTGGGGCGCCAGGTTACAGGCTCTCCCTGGGTGAAACTGGAGGTGGTGCCCGACCCCAAGTACCTCCTCCCTGACCCGGTGGGCACCCTGCGGGCCGCCGAGCAGTTGATCAAAGAGGGGTTTGTGGTGCTCCCGTACATCCACGCCGACCCGGTGTTGGCCCGCCAGTTGCAAGAGATAGGGTGCGCCACGGTGATGCCATTGGGCTCGCCCATCGGCTCGGGGCGGGGCATCCTCACCAAAGAGGAGATCGAAATCATTATTGAGCAGGCGACGGTGCCTGTGGTGGTGGATGCGGGCCTGGGCGCCCCTTCGGACGCCTCGTTGGCCATGGAACTGGGGGCGGATGCGGTGCTGGTGAACACCGCCATTGCCCAAGCCCAGAACCCCGTGCTGATGGCCGAGGCCTTCCGCCTCGGGGTGGAGGCCGGGCGCAAAGCCTACCTGGCTGGGCGCATCCCCAAGCGGGCCTACGCCTCGGCCACCAGCCCCTTGGAGGGGGTGCCCCAGCCCGTGCGGCGCGGCCCCTAGCCCCCCGCCATGCCCCTGCCCCGGCCGTGCCTGGCCCTGGTAACCGACCGTCGTCTCTACCCCACCCTGGAAACCCTGGTGGAGGCGGTGGCCCAGGCGGTGGAGGGGGGCGTAGACCTGGTCCAGGTGCGAGAGAAGGACCTGCCCGGCGGCCCCTTGCTGGAGGTGTCCCAGCGCTTGCGGGAGGTCACGCGGGGGCGCGCCCTTCTCTTTGTGAATGAGCGGGTGGATGTGGCTCTGCTGTGCGGTGCCGATGGGGTGCATCTTCCGGAGGCGGGCCTTCCGCCAAGGGGGGTGCGCCGCCTGGTGGGGGCGCGCCTCCTCATCGGGGCGTCGGTGCACAGCGTCCCCTCCGCCCTGCGCGCCCAGCAGGAGGGGGCTGACCTGCTCATCGCCGGCACCATCTTCCCCAGCCGCTCCCACCCCGGCCAGGAGGCGGTGGGGGTAGGCCTCTTGGCAGACCTGCAGAAGGCGGTTACCCTGCCGGTGCTGGCCATTGGGGGGGTAACGCCCCAAAACGCGGGGGCGTGCATTCAGGCGGGAGCCAGTGGGGTGGCCGTCATCACGGCCATCCTGGGCCAGCCCGACCCCCGCGCTGCGGCCCAGCGCCTGAAGGAGGCCATACGCCAGGCTTGGGAGAAAGGGGGGTGGGCATGCTGCGCCTGACGGTCAATGGGCAACCCCGCACCCTAGAGCGCCCCATGAGCATCCTGGAGTTCCTCCAGTCCCTAGGAGTGAACCTAGCCATCGTGGCGGTGGGATACAACGGGGAGGTGCTGGACCGCCAGGCGTGGGCCACTACGGTTCTGCAGGATGGGGATGTTCTGGAAATTGTGCGCCCCGTGGGAGGGGGATAACTCCCCCTCCCCCGGGGCGGGCGTGTGTGGTGTCCTGGCGTCTTACTTGCGGGGCCAGTAGTAGTCGGCGGCCAGGTCGTAGGGCGGGTTAATCAGACGCTGGTAGGGGACGAACCACGAGGCGAACTGACGCTGGGACTCGTAAATTTTGGCGAAGTCGGGGTTGCGTGCCGCCTCCCGTGCAGCCACACGGTCCCACGCTTTGAGCATCTCCAGAAGGATCTCCCGTGGGGTTTCCACCACCGTAACGCCTTCCTTCGTCCGCAGGTCCTCCAGCGCCTCATAGTTCATGCGCCATGCCTTGCTCCAGTTGAGCACCAAGGCCTCGTGGGCAGCCATTTCGATGATCAACTTGAGGTCATCGGGCAGTTGGTCCCACTTGGCCTTGTTGAAGATCACCTCCCCCACCCCCGTGGGCTGGTGAATACCGGGGATGTGGTAATACTTGACCACATTGGGGAAGCCCAGGCGGTAGTCGGAGTGGGGGTCGCTGTACTCCGCGCCATCGATGACGCCCCGTTCCAGGGCGGGGACGATCTCGGCGGCGGGGAGGGTAACAACCGACGCCCCGAATTCCTTAAACACTTCGGAGGCCAGGCCGGCGGCCCGCATCTTGACCCCGCGCAGGTCGGCCACCGAGCGAATCGGCTTCTTATACCATCCCAGGGGTTCAGGCATCTCTCCCCAGATAGGGAACCAGACCACCTGATACCCTAACTTGGCCACCAGTTCGCGATAGAGCTCTATCCCCCCGCCGGCGAGGAGCCACGCCGTAAAGTCCCAGTTGTTCATCCCGAAGGGCCCCCCCGTGGCACTGGCAAAGAGGGAGAAGGCGGTGTTCTTCCCCACCCAGTACCCGCTCCACGAGATTCCCCCGTCCAAGACTCCCTTGTGAACCGCATCCAGCACGTCAAAGGCGGGCACCACCGCCCCCGCAGGGAGCAACTTAATGACCAAGCGCCCCTTGGCCGCCTCGTTCACCCGCTTGACAAAGTTCTCCCCCCACATGTAGTCCCAGATACCGGTGGGGAAGGTGCTCTGCACCACCCACTCAATCGGCTGAGCAGCCGGGGCAGCAGGGGCGGCAGGTGCAGGCGGAGGGGGTGCTGCTGGAGCAGGGGTCCCAGGCACCGAGGCAGGAGCAGCGGGCTGGCGCGCCGGCTCAGGTTGACGTCTACATCCCCCTGCTATCACGACGAAGACGATTAAAAAGACGAGGGGAATAAAAAGGAGTTTCGTCGCTTTCATATCCACCACCTCCAGCCGACACTTCGCCCCGAATTTAGCAAACTCCCCCTTTTACTGTCAAGGCCAACAGAGGCTGTGGGCGAGGGGCCTCTGCCCTTGTCATATTGGCGCTCGGGCCGCAGCGCCGAGTGGTGGTGCCCCTACCCTTGACCCCCCCGTCCCCGTTGGGCTAGCATGGAAACGTCCCCCCATCCTTCGGGGGAAGCACCTTAACAGCATAGGACGGAAGGAAGGTGAGCCTATGATACCCCTTGTGTTGCTCGTCCTTGCCGTCCTAGCGGCCATGGGGATAGGAGTTGTCGGCGGCTATCTTGTGCACAAGGCCCGCGCCGACCGACGCCTGGCCGAGGCGGAGGCCCGGCTCCAGGAGGTCCAGCGCCAGGCCCAAGAGGAGCATAAGCGCCTTCTGCTGGAGGCCAAGGAGGAGGCCCTCAAAGCGCGGGCAGCAGCAGAGGCCGACCTACGGGAGCAACGGCGGGAGCTCCAACGCCTGGAGGCCCGCCTTAACAACCGGGAGGAGGCCTTGGAGCGGCGGGCGGAGGTGTTGGAGCGACGGGAGCGCGCTGTGGCCCACAAGGAGAAGGAGGTGGAGCAAGCCCTGGCGCACGCCGAGGAAGCCAAGGCTCAATATCTCAAGCAGTTGGAAAGCCTGGCGGGCCTGTCGGTGGACGAGGCACGCACCCTACTTCTGAAACGGGTGGAGGCCGAGGCCGAAAGTGATATCGCCCGCCGCCTCTGGGAATTGGAGCAGCAGTTCCACGAGGAGGCCAACGAGAAGGCCCGCCGCATCATCGCTCAGGCTATCCACCGCCTTGCTGCTGATGTCACCGCCGAATCCACCGTAACCGTGATCCCTATCCCCAGCGAAGAGATGAAGGGCCGTCTCATCGGCCGCGAAGGACGGAACATCCGGGCCATTGAGCAGGCCACGGGTGTGGACCTCATCATCGACGACACCCCCGACGCCGTCACCATCTCCTGCTTTGACCCCGTGCGGCGGGAGGTGGCCCGCATCGCCTTGCAGAAGCTGATTCAGGATGGGCGCATCCACCCC
This genomic interval carries:
- a CDS encoding CoA-binding protein — its product is MGWTFEEMDRMFHPRVVAVVGDKRDRDYMWLRSVSTIRGRVYSVQVDPQEIEGIRALGFPNYPSLRDIPEAVDYVIVAVPRHVAPRVLQDAIHKGVHAVMFFTAGFAETGEEEGIRLQQVLTEMARAARMKVVGPNCMGLFNPRWGLRHHVDQYYGEGGPVGFISQSGTHANAFSLVGYQHGITISKSVSMGNGIILHADDYLDYLGQDPQTQVIAMYLEGVPHARRLFHLMQAISPRKPIVVWKGGQTSEGARAAQSHTASLAASTALWQGAVRQANALWADSFEETLDLVKALCYLKEPVGPRLGLVAMTGGQSVVITDAFAKAGLQVPLLSSASYQELATFYSTVGGSYRNPMDMTPTIRNLDLVQRVLDILARDAHIDAICYEVNLAFVPRGERGLDRLVDLLGAFRERYERPFLCVLTPMHREGEEREVRLALARRGVPAFPSFLRAATAYRKVWDYYRERRERLVTPQAPALAQPVPPGS
- a CDS encoding acetate--CoA ligase family protein, whose translation is MSTADLFATLRREGRTLLTEVEAKTFLSPSGIPIVPTHLARSAPEAVRIARTLGWPVVLKIVSPDIVHKSDIGGVKVNLTSGAAVARAYRDVMESARTRAPQARLHGVSVQRMAPPGVEVILGAGKDPQFGHYLMFGLGGVFVEVLKDVSFRLVPLTPRDARQMVREIRGFPLLAGYRGQPPVDLEGLEKALLALSAFLEQHPEVREIDLNPVFAYPQGCLAVDARVVLEESAILTPTGG
- a CDS encoding thiazole synthase, translating into MDDPLVIAGKAFRSRLMVGTGKFRTPQEMVDAIAASGAEIVTVAIRRLDLSHPNQKTILDYLDWTRYTILPNTAGCRTVEEALFIARLGRQVTGSPWVKLEVVPDPKYLLPDPVGTLRAAEQLIKEGFVVLPYIHADPVLARQLQEIGCATVMPLGSPIGSGRGILTKEEIEIIIEQATVPVVVDAGLGAPSDASLAMELGADAVLVNTAIAQAQNPVLMAEAFRLGVEAGRKAYLAGRIPKRAYASATSPLEGVPQPVRRGP
- the thiE gene encoding thiamine phosphate synthase; the protein is MPLPRPCLALVTDRRLYPTLETLVEAVAQAVEGGVDLVQVREKDLPGGPLLEVSQRLREVTRGRALLFVNERVDVALLCGADGVHLPEAGLPPRGVRRLVGARLLIGASVHSVPSALRAQQEGADLLIAGTIFPSRSHPGQEAVGVGLLADLQKAVTLPVLAIGGVTPQNAGACIQAGASGVAVITAILGQPDPRAAAQRLKEAIRQAWEKGGWACCA
- the thiS gene encoding sulfur carrier protein ThiS; amino-acid sequence: MLRLTVNGQPRTLERPMSILEFLQSLGVNLAIVAVGYNGEVLDRQAWATTVLQDGDVLEIVRPVGGG
- a CDS encoding TRAP transporter substrate-binding protein; this encodes MKATKLLFIPLVFLIVFVVIAGGCRRQPEPARQPAAPASVPGTPAPAAPPPPAPAAPAAPAAQPIEWVVQSTFPTGIWDYMWGENFVKRVNEAAKGRLVIKLLPAGAVVPAFDVLDAVHKGVLDGGISWSGYWVGKNTAFSLFASATGGPFGMNNWDFTAWLLAGGGIELYRELVAKLGYQVVWFPIWGEMPEPLGWYKKPIRSVADLRGVKMRAAGLASEVFKEFGASVVTLPAAEIVPALERGVIDGAEYSDPHSDYRLGFPNVVKYYHIPGIHQPTGVGEVIFNKAKWDQLPDDLKLIIEMAAHEALVLNWSKAWRMNYEALEDLRTKEGVTVVETPREILLEMLKAWDRVAAREAARNPDFAKIYESQRQFASWFVPYQRLINPPYDLAADYYWPRK
- the rny gene encoding ribonuclease Y, translating into MIPLVLLVLAVLAAMGIGVVGGYLVHKARADRRLAEAEARLQEVQRQAQEEHKRLLLEAKEEALKARAAAEADLREQRRELQRLEARLNNREEALERRAEVLERRERAVAHKEKEVEQALAHAEEAKAQYLKQLESLAGLSVDEARTLLLKRVEAEAESDIARRLWELEQQFHEEANEKARRIIAQAIHRLAADVTAESTVTVIPIPSEEMKGRLIGREGRNIRAIEQATGVDLIIDDTPDAVTISCFDPVRREVARIALQKLIQDGRIHPARIEETVALARQEVEETIRQAGQQALFAVGVGGLHPELVRLLGVLHYRTSYGQNVLKHSIEVALLASMMGAEIGAHVETCKVGGLLHDIGKALTHEQEGPHAEIGAEVAAKYGVPEPVRRAILEHHNDQPSSVEAFLVAAADAISASRPGARKDTLEHYVKRLEALEAVASSFPGVEKCYAIQAGREVRVMVKPQEVDDIGATKLARDISKKIQETVVYPGQVKVVVIRETRAVEYAR